The DNA segment GGGCGGGCACCGCGTGAGCCCGCCGCTCCGGATCCTGCACGCCGTCCGCTCGGACGGCTTCTCGGGCGTCGAGCAGTTCGTGCTGCGCCTCGCGCGCGTCCAGGCGGCCGACGGGCACGCCGTGCACGTGATCGGCGGCGACCCGCCGCGCATGCGCCCCGGCCTCGACGCGGCGGGCGTCGCGCACACGCCGGCGGCGCGCACGTTCGAGGTGCTCCGGGCGGTGCGCGGGCTGGCCGACGAGGTCGACGTCGTCAACACGCACATGACGGCGGCGGATGTCGCGACCGTCGCCGCCCTCGCGACCCGGCGCCGCGCCCGTCGCCCTGCGGTCGTCGCGACGTGCCACTTCGCCCGACCACGGGGCCGGGTCGGTCCGGTGCCGATCGATGCGCTCGTGCGCGGCCGCATCGACGCGCAGATCGCGATCTCCTCGGCGGTGGCCGTCGCGGTCGACGGCGCGAGCACCGTCGTCCACACCGGCATCGACCCGCGACCGGCGGGCGATCCGGCCGCGCGCGAACGCACGGTGCTCATGGCCCAGCGCCTGCAGCCCGAGA comes from the Agromyces marinus genome and includes:
- a CDS encoding glycosyltransferase family 4 protein, yielding MSPPLRILHAVRSDGFSGVEQFVLRLARVQAADGHAVHVIGGDPPRMRPGLDAAGVAHTPAARTFEVLRAVRGLADEVDVVNTHMTAADVATVAALATRRRARRPAVVATCHFARPRGRVGPVPIDALVRGRIDAQIAISSAVAVAVDGASTVVHTGIDPRPAGDPAARERTVLMAQRLQPEKRTDVGVRAFAASGLAADGWALDIAGIGPEREPLERLVDELGIAASVRFSGYRTDLPELLTRAGMLLAPCPVEGLGLTLLEAMASGLPPVAADAAGHVELLAGLDDRARFPAGDADAAGERLRSLAADPGARAALGAAARDRQQAEFSLRAQADGTDAVYREAIG